One stretch of Bacteroidota bacterium DNA includes these proteins:
- a CDS encoding pyridoxine 5'-phosphate synthase, which yields MRLCINIDHIATLRNARGGAEPDPVAAAKVCEHAGADGIVVHLREDRRHIKDHDVWTLRETVKTKLDLEMGASDEIVSIALRVIPDLVTLVPEKRQELTTEGGLNVITYKEKLRRVIEKFHEKNIPVSLFIDPVKAQIEAAKEIESDMIEIHTGEYAEAKKTEELERLLKEITFAAQYGKQLGLEVNAGHGLNYTNVSPVAAIPQIDEMSIGHSIISRAAFVGLEKAVQEMLHLVK from the coding sequence ATGAGACTTTGCATCAATATTGATCACATAGCCACGCTTCGCAATGCACGAGGGGGAGCAGAACCCGATCCTGTTGCAGCTGCAAAAGTATGTGAACATGCAGGAGCAGATGGTATTGTCGTTCACCTTCGTGAAGATCGCCGACATATTAAAGACCACGACGTATGGACATTACGTGAAACAGTAAAAACGAAACTCGATCTGGAAATGGGTGCATCAGATGAAATCGTATCAATCGCTCTTCGAGTTATTCCTGACTTAGTAACACTGGTACCGGAAAAACGGCAGGAACTTACTACCGAAGGGGGTCTGAATGTTATTACCTACAAGGAAAAATTGAGACGTGTTATTGAAAAGTTTCACGAAAAGAATATCCCCGTTAGTCTTTTTATCGATCCGGTAAAAGCCCAAATCGAAGCCGCAAAAGAGATTGAGTCCGACATGATTGAAATTCATACGGGAGAATATGCGGAAGCAAAAAAAACGGAAGAGTTAGAGCGTTTGTTGAAAGAAATAACATTTGCTGCTCAATACGGAAAACAACTCGGACTTGAGGTAAATGCAGGACATGGATTAAATTACACGAATGTTTCACCTGTTGCAGCAATTCCCCAGATTGATGAAATGAGTATCGGACATTCGATCATTTCTCGAGCAGCATTTGTCGGATTAGAAAAAGCTGTGCAGGAGATGTTACATCTTGTTAAATAA
- a CDS encoding bifunctional nuclease domain-containing protein, with product MEKVQVDILGLSTSPSSAGAYALILKETNGKRKLPIIIGAFEAQSIALELEGMKPPRPLTHDLMRNIIDTFAVSLNEVCINELRDGTFYAKLTIEGLSDTQEVDSRPSDAIALAVRYGAPIFVGEEVLNEAGVVSEDDDEVEETGLKEETTKIKQPLTKLELLQSSLKEAIEKEDYEKAAKIRDDIRKLGIMD from the coding sequence GTGGAGAAAGTTCAGGTTGACATACTCGGATTATCGACAAGTCCGTCGAGTGCCGGCGCGTATGCATTAATCTTGAAGGAAACGAACGGTAAACGAAAATTGCCGATTATTATTGGTGCATTTGAAGCTCAGTCTATTGCGCTTGAATTGGAAGGGATGAAACCGCCGAGACCGCTCACGCATGACCTTATGAGAAATATTATAGATACATTTGCAGTGTCGTTAAATGAAGTGTGCATTAACGAACTTCGAGACGGAACATTCTACGCAAAATTAACTATTGAAGGTTTGAGTGATACACAGGAGGTTGATTCGCGTCCAAGCGATGCCATTGCTTTAGCTGTGCGATATGGAGCTCCGATCTTTGTCGGTGAAGAGGTGTTGAACGAGGCAGGAGTTGTCTCCGAGGATGATGATGAAGTAGAAGAAACAGGACTCAAAGAAGAAACCACGAAAATCAAACAGCCATTGACAAAACTTGAACTGCTTCAATCATCATTGAAAGAGGCAATTGAAAAAGAAGATTACGAAAAAGCGGCTAAGATAAGAGATGATATCAGGAAATTGGGTATTATGGATTAA